In a single window of the Solea senegalensis isolate Sse05_10M linkage group LG1, IFAPA_SoseM_1, whole genome shotgun sequence genome:
- the LOC122765199 gene encoding hybrid PKS-NRPS synthetase pyvA-like isoform X1 produces the protein MEEPEDSIAVVGIGCNFPGGEGLDNYWKVLLEGRNCSETIPKERFDVASWYDPDDNKAGKSRTTKAALIDGFNEFDHKLFGISDSEVEQMDPQQKQLLQCVYRALENAGLPMEKASGTRTGVFFGLMNHDYETNAAHIHPSVINHWTGTGFAMSIAANRVSYIFNFTGPSLTIDSACSSSLVALHLACQAIKQGDCDMAVCGGVTCIFEPRVFVALSKAKMISPDGTSKAFSNRADGYGRGEGCGIVLLKPLKKAIQDHDHIWGIISKTAVNQDGHSVTPITKPSMTQQEELLRRIYSESDLADVHYIEAHGTGTPVGDPTEARSIANAIAKAKPPGSKTLWIGSVKSNIGHTESAAGVAGLIKVLLMMNHETIVPSVFYSEETASVDAKALNLKFPKEVEKWEASGARIAGVNNFGFGGTNAHAIVKQYKQSPIRHQNVKTQPKYFVMSANSTKSLSLMMEDTVKRLEADSQVDLNSLLYTSTCRRSHLKHKYRKAIVVSSVVDLKEKLSAAVGKNISACSSDPRLVFVFCGNGVTYHGMCKQMLKHEPIFRQKIMEIAQLFKRLSTLNILETLEREFESSDFKNPDVVQPLLFAIQVGISTLLRHWGVKPDAILGHSVGEVAAAHCSGLLSLEDAVKVIYFRSTLQKKVTGGKMLVISNMAVTEVTALLPHYSGRVCLAAFNSPQSCTLSGDADAIININKELSTSASGQNLFLRVLDVPAAYHSHMMDPILSEIKDAIGVLQINDLETELISTVTGKEFQQGDFCTGEYWARNIREPVAFEPAVRSATKGKKNTVFVEIGPRRALQRNIIECLDNNNSTAVLASVQPEKDHETIVSVVSKLFELGVPVDWNTFYKGYETLPLPFPQYKFDTSDRDVIIGAAQNNKASDHPVLCQTGSESNIFRCDLSSDSSFYLKEHKHNNIPIIPGAFYAELGLAAFMASSKPKVALNSVQLNVTFHNPYILSLNSPEVKVQLEHQEKEASFKVFSSSALYASGKVVSKRERLYEEQCISLSSIFKRCKSVVSFQEFYEYLSQGGFQYGDVFKNKANVHYGEDLREAYAVVSVSEELQPQLHDYCIHPVVLDYLMQLLPATVENIFAGRPGFPAQIGSLTVFEPLQDEMIVYLRAIDVGTNHFEVCGCFADREGRVLVEVKHVIVKYLGSHSHVVEEYFYHNSFSVLRESITSAPPTALVFCDQIDQIGIANGLQQHLDSKSQYIPFTHAKEILNQGFPSLLTQLKITDINKRFNEVLFLWGKENLSSLTADAVLQSLVNCCEIFRQIVLELKRIHFPHSVRAVTYCSSDITVDHINPGFALAGMIRSLAAEIPELSFQLIDLNTISAQNITALSKVLQSYPCSKYPELVVQNGEVLKPSIVRTPPEIIDSSQAIFSPTKSEPCIFQTADAHTMSQLSAIHMNEGDLAITDKSVEIQPSIICVHSSDYFPVSASHLKFGQTLYWNKHSLQNHKLLALDFSGTVTAVGKDVTKLKVGDHIACCYPVVAGSKITVPEHVCYSTKRFSFLQNTPCVSYFVLAWEILHRALPRAKENLGIISCVLDSALMKVLALTAYKSGWNVIIGAQCNDTFVNAKQMDAFVFLPPFDEALVEKHLNFPGVEHVVVICESQTQTSLAQDLFQGINDSVHVQTIQMPVILQKGSLSAQRPYIFEWLKSLKLNRKFGPTSFTFQSEESDKSSHLQKPESYFTTKKLAVVALEKDDSDTQIPLMPTKKQLFQKKAVYIVAGGLSGLGFETVKFISQRGGEYVVILSRSTPTSNVQQDIHNIENQCGNCITSMRCDVADSEQVSKVISAIGHKFPGCPIKGVFHSAVVLQDGLIETLDRSLYEKVLAPKVKGALNLHHATQHCQLDYFVCYSSISAFLGNASQTNYAAANTFLDMFCHYRRKLGLPGQSINWGALNVGLLLNKEHFQRFLEAKGMMILEVPEIHKSLEQCLVLNRPQQAVCRFHFRNIRYNILSQNVSLTMRLSVLVEEAFQKSEKESQANQAESFSSKDYVISLLSETVGLDESELKDETPLSSLGIDSMQAMTLQNRIFLERGVNVPLVKLLDPNATLSTVVDILSEGAEGERFSDNAATNSSTEDTGHLSTTL, from the exons ATGGAGGAACCTGAAGACAGTATCGCAGTGGTGGGGATTGGGTGCAATTTTCCTGGGG GAGAAGGGCTGGATAATTACTGGAAGGTTCTTCTGGAGGGAAGAAACTGTTCTGAGACGATTCCCAAAGAGAGGTTTGACGTAGCCAGTTGGTATGATCCAGACGACAACAAGGCGGGTAAATCCCGCACCACCAAGGCTGCTCTCATTGACGG GTTCAATGAATTTGATCACAAGTTGTTCggcatcagtgacagtgaagtgGAACAAATGGATCCTCAGCAAAAGCAGCTCCTCCAGTGTGTTTACAGAGCTTTAGAGAATGCTGGACTTCCTATGGAGAAGGCCAGTGGCACCAGGACAGGAGTCTTCTTTG GCCTAATGAACCATGATTATGAAACAAACGCTGCACATATCCACCCAAGTGTGATCAACCACTGGACTGGAACAGGATTTGCCATGAGTATTGCAGCAAACAGAGTGTCGTACATCTTCAACTTTACTGGGCCATCGCTGACCATAGACAGTGCCTGTTCATCCTCCCTGGTGGCTCTCCATCTCGCTTGTCAAGCTATTAAACAAG GAGATTGTGACATGGCTGTTTGTGGAGGTGTCACCTGTATCTTCGAGCCAAGAGTGTTTGTTGCTCTCAGCAAAGCCAAGATGATTTCACCTGACGGGACCAGCAAAGCTTTCTCCAACAGAGCAGATGGCTATGGTAGAGGAGAAGGCTGTGGAATTGTTCTCCTGAAACCACTGAAAAAG GCAATACAAGACCATGACCATATCTGGGGTATCATCAGCAAAACAGCAGTCAACCAAGATGGGCACTCGGTCACTCCAATCACCAAACCCTCCATGACCCAACAAGAGGAGCTGCTGCGAAGAATCTACTCCGAGTCTGATCTCGCAGATGTCCACTACATAGAAGCACATGGGACTGGAACCCCGGTCGGCGACCCAACAGAGGCAAGAAGCATTGCAAATGCCATCGCCAAAGCCAAACCTCCTGGTTCAAAGACACTGTGGATTGGTTCTGTGAAGAGCAACATTGGACACACAGAATCGGCAGCTGGAGTGGCTGGACTCATTAAGGTTCTTCTCATGATGAATCATGAGACCATTGTTCCCTCCGTGTTCTACTCTGAAGAAACTGCAAGTGTAGATGCCAAAGCTCTGAACCTCAAGTTTCCTAAAGAGGTGGAAAAGTGGGAAGCCTCTGGTGCAAGAATTGCAGGGGTGAACAACTTTGGCTTTGGGGGTACAAATGCACATGCTATTGTCAAACAGTATAAGCAGTCACCCATTAGGCACCAGAATGTCAAGACACAACCAAAGTACTTTGTCATGTCTGCAAATTCAACCAAATCACTCTCTCTCATGATGGAGGACACTGTTAAACGGCTGGAGGCAGATAGTCAAGTTGATCTAAACTCACTTCTGTACACATCAACTTGCAGAAGAAGCCACCTGAAACATAAGTACAGAAAGGCCATTGTGGTATCATCTGTAGTTGATCTTAAAGAGAAGCTAAGTGCTGCTGTTGGCAAAAATATCAGCGCATGCTCCTCAGATCCAAGGTtagtgtttgtcttttgtggAAATGGTGTCACTTACCATGGCATGTGCAAGCAGATGCTAAAACACGAGCCTATATTCAGACAAAAGATCATGGAAATTGCACAGCTTTTTAAAAGGCTGAGTACCTTGAACATCCTGGAAACACTGGAGAGGGAGTTTGAGAGCAGTGACTTCAAAAACCCAGATGTTGTCCAGCCATTACTCTTTGCTATCCAGGTTGGCATTAGCACCCTACTCAGGCATTGGGGTGTCAAGCCAGATGCAATACTTGGACACTCTGTGGGCGAGGTAGCAGCTGCTCACTGTTCTGGCCTCTTGTCCCTTGAAGATGCAGTAAAAGTCATCTATTTCCGCAGCACACTCCAGAAGAAAGTCACTGGGGGTAAGATGCTTGTGATAAGCAACATGGCTGTAACAGAGGTAACTGCTCTCCTCCCTCATTACTCTGGTAGAGTTTGCCTTGCTGCTTTCAATAGTCCACAGTCCTGCACCCTATCAGGTGATGCAGATGCAATCATTAACATCAATAAGGAGCTAAGCACTTCAGCCAGTGGTCAGAATCTTTTCCTCCGTGTGTTGGATGTCCCTGCTGCCTACCACAGCCACATGATGGATCCAATTCTATCTGAAATCAAGGACGCAATTGGCGTCCTGCAGATTAATGATCTTGAGACAGAGTTGATCTCAACGGTGACAGGCAAGGAATTCCAGCAGGGAGATTTTTGCACCGGTGAATACTGGGCTAGAAACATTCGTGAGCCAGTAGCATTTGAGCCAGCAGTGAGGTCAGCaacaaaaggaaagaagaacACAGTCTTTGTAGAGATAGGACCACGAAGGGCACTACAGAGGAACATCATTGAATGtctggataataataatagcacaGCTGTCCTGGCCTCGGTGCAGCCAGAGAAAGATCATGAAACAATTGTGTCTGTTGTTTCTAAGCTGTTTGAACTGGGAGTTCCGGTAGATTGGAACACCTTCTACAAAGGCTACGAGACCTTGCCACTGCCTTTCCCACAATACAAATTTGATACCTCAGATAGGGATGTTATCATCGGAGCAGcacaaaataacaaagcaaGTGATCATCCTGTGCtttgtcagacaggaagtgagagcaACATTTTTCGCTGTGATCTGTCATCAGACTCTTCTTTCTACCTGAAAGAGCACAAACATAATAACATACCCATCATCCCTGGTGCCTTCTATGCAGAGTTGGGTTTAGCCGCATTCATGGCCAGTTCCAAACCAAAAGTAGCACTCAACTCTGTGCAGCTTAATGTCACTTTCCACAATCCTTATATTTTATCCCTGAATTCTCCTGAAGTGAAAGTGCAACTGGAACACCAAGAGAAAGAGGCAAGTTTCAAAGTATTCTCTTCGTCTGCATTGTATGCATCAGGCAAAGTTGTTTCTAAGAGAGAGAGGTTGTATGAGGAACAGTGCATTTCACTGAGCTCCATCTTCAAAAGGTGCAAATCTGTAGTGAGCTTTCAGGAGTTCTATGAGTATCTGTCACAAGGGGGATTTCAGTATGGCGATGTGTTCAAGAACAAGGCAAATGTGCACTATGGAGAAGATCTCAGGGAGGCCTATGCAGTTGTTTCAGTTTCAGAGGAGCTGCAGCCTCAGCTACATGACTACTGCATTCATCCTGTTGTATTGGACTATCTGATGCAGCTTCTTCCAGCTACAGTTGAGAACATTTTTGCTGGTAGGCCAGGTTTTCCTGCCCAAATAGGAAGTTTGACCGTATTTGAACCCTTGCAAGATGAGATGATTGTCTACTTGAGAGCAATCGACGTGGGTACCAATCACTTTGAGGTGTGTGGCTGTTTTGCAGACAGAGAAGGCAGAGTGTTGGTTGAGGTTAAGCATGTGATTGTCAAGTATCTTGGAAGTCACTCGCATGTGGTTGAGGAGTACTTCTACCATAATTCCTTCAGTGTACTCCGTGAAAGTATCACATCTGCTCCTCCCACAGCCTTGGTCTTTTGTGACCAAATTGACCAAATAGGGATTGCTAATGGTCTGCAACAGCATTTAGACTCAAAATCTCAATACATTCCATTCACACATGCAAAAGAGATTTTGAACCAGGGCTTCCCCTCTCTCTTGACACAACTCAAGATCACAGATATCAATAAACGCTTTAatgaagtgttgtttttgtggggCAAAGAAAATCTTTCTTCACTAACAGCTGATGCTGTGCTACAGAGTTTGGTGAACTGCTGTGAGATTTTCCGTCAAATCGTCCTTGAGCTCAAGCGAATACACTTTCCACACTCTGTTAGAGCAGTTACCTACTGTTCTTCTGATATCACAGTGGATCACATAAATCCAGGCTTTGCTCTCGCTGGTATGATCAGATCATTGGCTGCAGAGATACCAGAACTTTCATTTCAGCTCATTGATCTAAACACCATTTCTGCTCAGAACATCACAGCTCTATCTAAGGTACTACAATCATATCCTTGCAGCAAGTACCCAGAGTTGGTGGTACAAAATGGTGAGGTTTTAAAACCCTCCATTGTCCGTACTCCTCCTGAGATCATAGACAGTTCTCAGGCCATTTTTTCCCCAACAAAGTCTGAACCTTGCATCTTCCAGACAGCTGATGCACATACAATGAGTCAATTAAGTGCCATTCACATGAATGAAGGGGACTTGGCAATCACTGATAAATCAGTTGAAATCCAACCCAGTATaatatgtgttcattcatctGATTACTTCCCTGTCAGTGCTTCACATCTTAAATTTGGCCAAACCCTCTACTGGAACAAACACTCATTACAGAACCACAAGCTGTTAGCTCTTGATTTCAGTGGTACTGTAACAGCAGTTGGAAAAGATGTCACTAAACTGAAAGTGGGAGACCACATTGCCTGCTGTTATCCTGTGGTGGCAGGCAGCAAGATCACAGTGCCAGAACATGTGTGCTACAGCACAAAACGATTCTCATTCCTTCAAAACACACCCTGTGTTTCCTACTTTGTGCTAGCGTGGGAAATCCTACATCGAGCCTTGCCCAGAGCCAAAGAAAATCTCGGAATCATATCCTGTGTCCTTGACTCTGCTTTAATGAAAGTCTTGGCTCTTACTGCCTACAAGTCTGGCTGGAATGTCATTATTGGAGCACAATGTAATGACACATTTGTAAATGCCAAACAAATGGATGCATTTGTCTTCTTGCCTCCATTTGATGAAGCCCTGGTTGAAAAACATCTGAATTTTCCAGGGGTGGAACATGTTGTTGTCATCTGCGAGTCTCAGACTCAAACTTCACTTGCTCAGGATTTGTTCCAAGGTATAAACGACAGCGTTCATGTGCAGACAATTCAGATGCCAGTCATTTTACAAAAAGGATCACTAAGTGCACAAAGGCCATATATTTTTGAGTGGCTCAAGTCACTGAAGTTAAACAGGAAATTTGGTCCGACTAGCTTCACCTTTCAGAGTGAGGAATCTGATAAGAGCAGTCATTTGCAGAAACCAGAATCATATTTCACCACAAAGAAACTGGCTGTTGTGGCTCTAGAAAAGGACGACAGTGACACTCAGATTCCACTAAtgccaacaaaaaaacagcttttccaAAAGAAAGCGGTGTACATTGTGGCAGGGGGTCTTTCTGGTCTAGGCTTTGAAACTGTCAAGTTCATCTCACAAAGAGGGGGTGAATATGTTGTCATACTCTCCAGGAGTACGCCCACGTCGAATGTGCAGCAAGACATACACAACATAGAGAATCAGTGTGGAAACTGCATCACTAGCATGAGATGTGATGTAGCAGACTCCGAACAGGTGTCCAAGGTTATCAGTGCCATAGGCCACAAGTTCCCTGGTTGTCCAATTAAAGGTGTCTTCCACAGTGCAGTTGTCTTGCAAGATGGGCTGATTGAGACACTCGACAGATCTCTCTATGAGAAAGTTCTCGCACCAAAAGTAAAAGGTGCACTTAATCTGCACCAtgcaacacaacactgtcaGTTAGACTACTTTGTGTGTTATTCCTCCATCTCTGCTTTTCTGGGAAATGCATCACAAACAAACTACGCAGCAGCCAACACCTTCCTCGACATGTTCTGTCATTACAGGCGCAAACTTGGGCTGCCTGGACAGTCCATCAACTGGGGTGCCTTGAATGTCGGTCTTCTCTTGAACAAGGAGCATTTCCAGCGATTTCTGGAGGCAAAGGGGATGATGATTTTAGAAGTCCCTGAAATTCATAAAAGCTTGGAGCAATGCCTTGTCCTCAATAGGCCCCAACAGGCTGTTTGCAGGTTTCATTTCAGAAACATCAGGTACAATATCCTCTCCCAAAATGTGTCCTTGACCATGCGTCTGTCAGTGTTAGTTGAGGAAGCTTTCCAAAAATCAGAGAAAGAATCTCAAGCAAACCAAGCTGAATCTTTCTCGTCGAAAGACTACGTCATCTCTCTCCTTAGTGAAACCGTTGGCTTGGATGAGAGTGAGCTAAAAGACGAAACGCCTCTCTCCTCCTTAGGCATTGACTCCATGCAGGCCATGACTCTGCAGAATCGGATCTTCCTGGAAAGAGGTGTGAATGTGCCTCTGGTGAAACTGCTGGACCCCAATGCCACGCTGTCAACAGTGGTAGATATACTGAGTGAAGGAGCTGAGGGTGAAAGGTTCAGTGATAATGCAGCAACTAATAGCTCAACTGAGGACACAGGGCATCTTTCAACTACATTGTAA